Proteins encoded in a region of the Candidatus Hydrogenedentota bacterium genome:
- a CDS encoding mercuric reductase, whose protein sequence is MEGLRLVLEQPGEPSVNTPLDDATAHAPGLDAILHPLDEHNRALRDHVHPENWTNPVPPGRYNLVVIGGGPAGLVAAAGAAGLGAKVALIERSLLGGDCLNVGCVPSKALIRCAQAAADVRDAARFGVVVEGPPRVDFGAVMERMRCLRAGMSHHDSAARFTELGVEVFLGEARFDGPRSIQVGDARLHFSKALIATGARASAPPIPGLAEAGFRTNETIFSLTELPPRLAVVGAGPIGCELAQAFARLGARVTLLEADSRILPREEAEAAEIVHRALVRDGVMIVCGGKAAEVRREGAERILRVECHGEAHEIRADEILIGVGRAPNVESLNLEAAGVACDRKRGVHVDDFLRTSNRHIYAAGDVTSAYKFTHAADAQARIVLRNALFFGRDKASALILPWSTYTDPEVAHVGLSEEEAAARGIRTECIHVALNTVDRAIVDGEEEGYLRIVHEAGRDRILGATLVAKHAGDMISEITAVMAAGKGLGSLARTIHPYPTRAEIIKKAADAYNRKKLTPRVKKLFETLLAWRR, encoded by the coding sequence ATGGAAGGACTACGACTGGTCCTTGAACAGCCAGGAGAACCTTCCGTGAACACGCCGCTGGACGACGCGACCGCGCATGCGCCGGGACTTGACGCGATCCTGCACCCGCTGGACGAGCACAACCGCGCGCTGCGGGACCATGTCCACCCGGAGAATTGGACCAACCCCGTTCCCCCGGGGCGCTACAACCTCGTGGTGATTGGCGGCGGTCCCGCGGGGCTTGTCGCGGCGGCGGGCGCGGCGGGCCTGGGCGCGAAAGTCGCGCTGATCGAGCGATCGCTCCTGGGCGGCGACTGCCTGAACGTCGGCTGTGTGCCCAGCAAGGCGCTCATCCGCTGTGCGCAGGCCGCGGCCGATGTGCGGGATGCCGCACGCTTTGGCGTTGTCGTCGAAGGTCCGCCGCGCGTCGACTTTGGCGCGGTCATGGAGCGCATGCGCTGCCTGCGCGCCGGCATGAGCCACCACGACTCCGCCGCGCGCTTCACCGAGCTCGGCGTGGAGGTGTTTCTTGGCGAGGCGCGCTTCGACGGGCCCCGGTCCATCCAGGTGGGCGATGCGCGGCTGCATTTCTCGAAGGCATTGATCGCCACCGGGGCCCGCGCGTCGGCGCCGCCGATTCCGGGCCTCGCCGAGGCGGGATTCCGCACCAACGAGACTATATTCTCGCTCACCGAGCTTCCCCCCCGCCTCGCCGTGGTCGGCGCGGGGCCGATCGGCTGTGAACTGGCGCAGGCCTTCGCGCGGCTGGGGGCGCGGGTGACGCTGCTGGAGGCGGATTCGCGGATTCTGCCCCGCGAGGAGGCCGAGGCGGCGGAAATCGTGCACCGCGCCCTCGTGCGCGATGGCGTCATGATCGTGTGCGGCGGAAAGGCGGCCGAAGTGCGACGGGAAGGCGCGGAGCGGATCCTGCGGGTGGAATGCCACGGGGAAGCGCACGAGATCCGCGCCGACGAAATCCTGATTGGCGTGGGGCGCGCGCCCAACGTGGAATCGCTCAACCTCGAAGCGGCGGGCGTCGCCTGCGACCGGAAGCGGGGGGTGCACGTGGACGATTTTCTCCGCACGAGCAACCGCCACATCTATGCGGCGGGCGACGTCACATCCGCTTACAAGTTCACCCACGCCGCCGACGCCCAGGCCCGCATCGTGCTCCGCAACGCCCTTTTCTTCGGGCGCGACAAGGCCAGCGCGCTCATCCTGCCTTGGAGCACCTACACGGACCCGGAAGTCGCGCACGTGGGCCTGAGCGAGGAGGAAGCGGCGGCCCGGGGCATCCGGACGGAATGCATCCACGTCGCCCTGAACACCGTGGACCGCGCCATCGTCGACGGCGAGGAAGAGGGCTACCTCCGGATCGTGCACGAGGCCGGCCGCGACCGGATTCTCGGGGCCACGCTCGTCGCCAAGCACGCCGGCGATATGATCTCGGAAATCACCGCCGTGATGGCGGCCGGCAAGGGGCTTGGATCCCTCGCCCGCACGATCCACCCCTACCCCACCCGCGCGGAAATCATCAAGAAGGCCGCGGACGCCTACAACCGAAAAAAGCTGACGCCCCGCGTTAAGAAGCTGTTCGAGACGTTGCTCGCCTGGCGGCGGTAG
- a CDS encoding VTT domain-containing protein translates to MAETMDGARAPRRVKRVSQVLIVLGVLALLRLLPAAEAVSSLAAWVEDLGALAPVAFVGAYVAVTLLMMPASLLSLAAGALFGLWTGTLVVVAGATLGMAATFLIGRYLARPAVERRFARNPRFAAIDRAVGEGGWRIVALLRLSPAVPFNLQNYLYGLTAIRFWPCILTSAVTILPGTFTFVYLGYASRAGLGALGGADSGRGPGQWALMVVGLAATITATVYITKLARRAIQAQEPLESAPVDRAASEPASPGGAGDSWGGALAHGALAVLVVSAAGCAHFQPRWIAGLFGPPGVTMDEAYDGGAGGAEFDHAPFDALLKKHVNRAGGVDYAGLRADSEALEAYVRSLAAAPFEDLGRDEKLALLINAYNAFTLQLIVEWLDKDIGSIRDIPGNQRWDGARWNVAGHTWSLNQLEHEQIRPKFAEPNIHWALVCAARDCPPLRREAYTGARLREQLEDQARIVHTNGSRWFELAPGGGTLRLTPLYDWYGGDFEQAAGGVLAYAARYAPELAELLEAGRPPGIEWKDYDWSLNSQENLP, encoded by the coding sequence ATGGATGGCGCCCGGGCGCCCCGGCGCGTGAAGCGGGTTTCCCAGGTCCTGATTGTGCTGGGGGTTCTGGCCTTGCTCCGGCTGCTGCCGGCGGCGGAGGCGGTGTCGTCGCTGGCGGCCTGGGTCGAAGATCTTGGCGCGCTGGCGCCCGTGGCGTTCGTGGGGGCCTACGTGGCGGTGACGTTGCTGATGATGCCGGCCTCGTTGCTTTCGCTGGCGGCGGGCGCCCTCTTCGGGCTGTGGACGGGAACGCTCGTGGTGGTGGCCGGCGCTACGCTGGGCATGGCGGCGACCTTCCTGATCGGGCGCTACCTGGCCCGTCCGGCGGTGGAGCGGCGCTTCGCGCGCAATCCCCGCTTCGCCGCGATCGACCGGGCCGTGGGCGAAGGCGGCTGGCGGATCGTCGCGCTGCTTCGGCTCTCCCCCGCTGTCCCCTTCAACCTGCAGAACTACCTCTACGGCCTCACGGCAATCCGGTTCTGGCCGTGCATACTCACCAGCGCCGTGACCATCCTTCCCGGCACGTTTACGTTCGTCTACCTCGGCTACGCCAGCCGGGCGGGCCTGGGGGCGCTGGGCGGCGCGGATTCGGGGCGCGGTCCGGGCCAGTGGGCGTTGATGGTCGTGGGCCTCGCCGCGACGATCACCGCCACGGTGTACATCACGAAGCTCGCCCGGCGCGCCATCCAGGCGCAGGAGCCCCTCGAAAGCGCGCCCGTGGACCGCGCGGCCTCGGAACCGGCGTCCCCCGGGGGCGCCGGCGATTCCTGGGGCGGCGCGCTGGCGCACGGCGCGCTGGCGGTTTTGGTGGTTTCCGCCGCCGGCTGCGCCCATTTCCAGCCGCGTTGGATCGCGGGGCTGTTCGGCCCGCCGGGCGTCACGATGGACGAGGCCTATGACGGCGGCGCGGGCGGCGCGGAGTTCGACCACGCGCCTTTCGACGCGCTCCTCAAGAAACATGTAAACCGCGCGGGCGGCGTCGATTATGCGGGACTGCGGGCGGATTCCGAGGCCCTGGAAGCTTATGTCCGCTCGCTGGCCGCCGCGCCGTTCGAGGATTTGGGACGCGACGAGAAGCTGGCCCTGCTCATCAACGCGTACAACGCCTTCACCCTGCAATTGATTGTGGAGTGGCTGGATAAGGATATCGGATCCATTCGCGACATTCCGGGGAATCAACGCTGGGACGGCGCGCGGTGGAATGTGGCCGGCCATACCTGGAGCCTGAACCAGCTGGAGCACGAGCAAATCCGGCCCAAATTCGCCGAGCCCAACATTCACTGGGCGCTGGTCTGCGCCGCCCGGGATTGTCCGCCGCTGCGGCGGGAAGCCTACACCGGCGCGCGCCTGCGGGAGCAGCTGGAGGATCAGGCGCGCATTGTCCACACCAACGGGTCGCGCTGGTTCGAACTGGCGCCCGGCGGCGGGACGCTGCGGCTGACGCCGCTTTATGACTGGTACGGCGGCGATTTTGAGCAGGCGGCGGGCGGGGTCCTGGCCTATGCGGCGCGCTACGCGCCGGAACTGGCGGAGCTGCTGGAAGCGGGCCGGCCCCCCGGGATCGAATGGAAGGACTACGACTGGTCCTTGAACAGCCAGGAGAACCTTCCGTGA